The following nucleotide sequence is from Corticium candelabrum chromosome 19, ooCorCand1.1, whole genome shotgun sequence.
tgACTCTCCCTCGTATTGCAAGTATAACGAGCAGTAAATGGGAGCAAGTTGGTATTGTTCCGTGTCTGTCAACTTATCAGTATTTTGTGTCATTGGTTTGTTTCAGGGCTAGTGGACGTAGATGACATGGAGTGGTAGTTTACGATGATAAGGGCTGCTTACTGGTCAACAGAAAGGATAAGCTATATTAGCTGTGATTGTTTTACATTGTTTGGGATGTCACTGTCATTGTATTAACTCTATGGATCAAGGAAATGTGACATTGAGTGTCGATGTGCACATAGCTGGATATGTAGACGTTGAGGTAAAGATGAAACCCGATGACTGATATGACTGAAAGCTagggtatgtatgtatgtatgtattgtatgtatgtattgtatgtatgtattgtatgtatctatgtatctatgtatgttttgtatgtattgcgtgtgtgtgtgtgtgtgtgtgtgtgtgtgtgtgtgtgtgtgtgtgtgtgtgtgtgtacgtggcTCAAtgggttagagtgtgcagttggagattggcaacatccgggacctttgggtcagagttttgagtgcgggagggccacatacataaattcccttgggcaaggaacatACAGTTGCCTTTCTCTCCACGTCTTCATTTCACTGCCGCAAGCGTCGCACAGACGCCGGGTAGCGACAAGGCCGTGCTCTTGGCAAAACTCGACGCAAGAATCAGGCGTCTCCAATTTTCGGACTAGGTTACTGTAAATCATTCTGAAAATGACTGAAAAACGTGTCGCACTTCCCTAAAAGTCATCTGACTGACCTTGTCAGGTTTCTAGCTAACTGAGGCTTTATAGATCACGAGACGTCACGTGCAACTTAGGGTTGGGGGATACTGGAGTCGCGCCCGAATGAGCGTTGAATTCTGTGGCTTTGTTTTCAATCTTGAGCTCGGCGGCGTTTTCTGTCTCAATACGTTTCTTCTGTGATAGTTGTGGTTAGACGTAAGTACCCGGATAATTGTATCATGTGACATTGCCTCGGAGTCCAAACACTACAAAACGACGCGCCGGTAGGGTCTGGTCCTGCACACTGTGCATTTGCTGTGTAGATtggacacacgcacacgttgTACAAAAACAGCACATCTACTTTTAACTCATTCCTACTGCACTTTACCTTAAATAAAGAATAAAATTTCCAATTACAAAATTTCTTTACAAACATTCCAATCACATGTTATAGACTCGATGCTTCACAAACTGCATCTTGTGATGCCTGTAGACAAGTAACAACgacaaatataaataatgaaatttTGATACTTCAATGGGAACTCTGACCTTCCAGTGAGCACCCATTGCAAGAGAGAATGTTAGATGGCGACAGACTGCACGTGAGACTGGAGTTGGCAAGGGTGGCAATGAACAGTGCACGATTGATGGGATGGCATTCTCAACGTCACACTCTGAAATAAATGATAGACATTATAGTACAAGGATCGTAGTATGAATGGCCGATAGTGTAGTCGCTTAGggcattggtgtgtgtgtgtgtgtgtgtgtgtgtgtgtgtgtgtgtgtgtgtgtgtgtgtgtgtgtgtgtgtgtacacgagTGCACACTAACCAAGCTCAAACACAAAGCAGGTCCACATCCAACAACATCAGTAATCATTTGCTCACCCGACTTTGTCCTTCTATTCATAGTGCTGTTCTTCCTACCAATCCttttgtgatgtcttcctttCTTACTCTTAAACTTCTGTTCAGTTTCATCTCCATCACCCGGTAGCTTGTAGCGTTTAACGAATCCTGCCCAAAACGGTACCAGCTCCTTGAGCACCTGAGCCTGTGCTTCATTCAGCAACTGAAGGTTCAGTGAACGAGGAGTCGACTTGGCAACGTGATGAGGCTGACTACCACGCATGTTATTCAAGAGACGGTGAGCAAAGTCGGCCGGAAGGTCAACCTAGTGATACAAATCAGGATATATTAGCCTGTATACGTAACCATGCAGCACTGAGGATGCTGGCTGGGTGTTAATATAAGACGTCAATGTCAATGCTGTAGGCCCCACCATtttacaaaacattttgaTGAGCGTCAGACTGACAGTCAGAGATCGGGTCTCTTCAACCCCTTTTCCCAGGTGGTGTCCTTTACTCTGGCATTCTTGTAAGCCTGAGACCTCATTtgccacagacagacagagactacTTAGTTAGACGGTTTTAGAACCGGCCGGCAGCTCTAAGACTGTCTGAACACCTTTGAGGTGGTCTGCATGGACTGATTTAGAATTGCTTTCCAGTTCTTGACACTGTTTCAAACTTCTTTTCAAGTTTATAATTTTAGTAAATTTTTCAAAACCTCCATCTTATGTTTATTGAGCTTTTGTGAATATCAAATCCAATATTACTCTTTAATGCTGCCATGCAACTATTGTTTCCTTGTTAACGGCTtccaaaccacacacacacacacactgacactcacacacacacacacacacacacacacacacacacacacacaaacacacacacacacacattcacacattcACAAAATTTGACCACTGATTTGTCGAGAAGAAGTACTTGCTTGCAGTATAAACAAAAACAGTTGATTGAAAAGCAAGATCAAATCAAACTTAATTCAAGCGATGACAACAACACTCACGACACTCATTATCTCTATAATATACTGAGTGTCCTTGCCAGCTAACATTCTCAGTGTCATATCTTAAAGTAAAATTTTACTTTCAATTTCAATTCTGAATTACAGCATCTGACTATGAAACAGaatggtgttgtgtgtgtgcatgtgtgtgtgtgtgtgtgtgtgtgtgtgtgtgtgtgtgtgtgtgtgtgtgcatgtgtgtgtgtgtgtgtgtgtgtgtgtgtgcatgtgtgtgtgtgtgtgcatgcgtgtgtaagtgtgtgtgtgtgtgtgagtgtgtgtgtgtgagcgcatgtgtgtgtgtgtgtgtgtgtgtgtgtgtgtgtgtttgtgtgtgtgtaacaaacCTGTAGCCAAGGTGGATTTGAGCAGTCCAAATAGCAATCAGCAACAACGTTTGCCTTCCTCTTCACAAACACTTTATCAGCAGAACCTTGAAACATGTCCTGttaaccacacacacacacacacatgaacactaACATAACTACAAACAAGTGCATGCAACTTTTCGTTGTCGCACGTACCTTTAGCTTCTGTACTTCAATCCAAAATGAAAGATTATTCTCAGACAGTGGGTAACCGTCAGACGGTCCAAAGTATTTCAAATACGAACGAAACGAGCTCAGTTTGTGTGGCCATGGACCTTCGGCATTGACGAGAATCGTAGACAACTCGTCCTGCAATTCATGGGTGGGAATTCCTCTCCCTGAAATCTAATGATGAGTAGCTGTGAGTGCATAGTTGACAACAGTGTACAACATGATTGGACACTTTTTTGTTCTTCTTTCGCTTTTGCAGCAAAATTTGTAAAGCTGGCAAGCTCTCAATTGTTTGATCTGACTGCACAACAAGCGACTACAAAACAAGAGCACATAAAAGCAATAGTTAGTCACATTACAATATGCAGATGAATTGATACCTGGtccaaaagacagacaaacagacagacaggcaagcaggtaagcagacaaacagacagacagacagccagaccgaccgaccgacagacagacagacagaaagacagacagacagacagaaagacagacagacaaacagacagaaagacaggcagaaagacagacagacagacagacaggcaggcaggcagaaagacagactgacagacaaacaaatagacagaaagacagacagatagaaagacaggcagaaagacagacagacaacacagacaaacagcgatACACTGACTTACTCACACAGAAACTAAAACAATATAAACACATTACGTTCACACACAATATGCAAACACACTTTCAAGTTACCTGCAGAAATTCTTCAAACTTTGACTGAATGAAAGGAACAAAGTGTGCCTGAACGGTAGTCAGCATTCCCGTTGACGGTCGATGTGAAGTTGATTTCACATTTAGATCGTCTTTGAAAGCATCCGGCAGATCAACAGATCTTCAATTGATCATATAAGTCAGTCATGCACCAACAATCTGAGATTCTCAAACTATACGTACCTCTTTGACTTTTCATAGAAGTAATTTCTAAACAAGTGTTCGTATTTTaatagcacacacacacacacacacacacacacacacacacacacacacacacacacacacacacacacacactcacacacatacacacacacacacacacacacacacacacacacacacacacacacacacacacacacacacaagcatgcacacacatgcacacacacacacacacacacagtgaccacacacacacacacacacacacacacacacacacacacacacacacacacacaagcatgcacacacacacacacacacaaacacatgcacacacacgcaaaacacacacacacacacacacaaacacatgcacacacacacaaacacatgcacacacacgcaaaacacccaaacacacacacacacacacacacaaacaattttCGTTTGCTCTCAATCAGTCTGGTGTCTCACTTGTGTGCCTGTATGCTCAACGGTGTTCTCGATGACGTTTTATGAACCAAAATAATCTCTTGAATGTCCAACCAGAGAAGAAGTCGATTCAAAGCAACAGGATCGCCATAGTGAAGAAGAAAATCTTTGAACGCACTGACAACCCTGAAGACGAGAAAACCACAATCAACGTAAGTGCAtatttaacacacacacacacacacacacacacacacacacacacacacacacacacacacacacacacacaccacacacacacacatacactgacacacgcacacacacacgctgacacacacacacacacacacacacacacacacacacacacacacacactgacacacacacacacacacacacacacacacacacacacacacacacacacaatgtacacacacgtacacactaACATCTCGTTTCTAGCCAAGTTGACAAAGTTTAGCGACTTCTGCTCGGTTTCTGCCACTTTGGCTCCTTTGCTGTCCTTCCGTCCATCCACACCGTCATTTACCAAACCATCTCCATCATTTTTTGATTCAGAAATTGTCGAGTTCTGTTGATTAGAGGTCCTCTTCGATCGTCTCACCTTCTTTCTTTTCAGCAGGCGTGATGACTCGTGTAAGTCCTTTGGTTGTGTATCAATACTTCAAACACACAGACTAACATTTACAAAACATGTGGCTGAGCGTGTAAATTTCCTAACAATTGAGATTGTGGAGATGTGTGACTACTGGTTGAAACTTCAGGTTCCGGCTTTGGATAACATCTATCATATAATTGTTaacaacatgtgtgtgtgtgtgtgtgtgtgtgtgtgtgtgtgtgtgtgtgtgtgtgtgtgtgtgtgtgtgtgtgtgtgtgtgtgtgtgtgtgtgtgtgtgtaagcaaaGAAACTCGTGTAGTTACAAACTGTGAAATGTAGATATTATCGTCGTGTTGTAAGTACTCTACCCATACGAGCCGCAAGACATCAACTGCTGCACACTATGACAACaagcaaaaaacaaaaacgttATTTGATGGTTACGTAGTTCACGCTGACAGCATTTCCACTTCCATACTTCTACGTCTTGAAAGTGATCGACTGACACATATCCCTTGCAACCACCAAGAATGTGACACAAAGTTTGCTTAGCATCTCTCTCGACCGCGATAGGGTGACTGCCATCTAATACAATAATGATAAATAGGAATATGAAATACAacaactgtttgtgtgtgtgtgtgtgtgtgtgtgtgtgtgtgtgtgtgtgtgtgtgtgtgtgtgtgtgtgtgtgtgtgtgtgtgtgtgtgtgtgtgtgtgtgtgtgtgtgtaagaccTGCTAACCATCTTTCAAATACGTATTCCACAGATTCCATGCAGACGAGAGTCTGACGGAGAGTGTTCCTTGCCACAGTGTGAGACAGCTTGCAAGCTGCCACAACGATTGCAAGAACAGCAAGGTGTTCCGTAGTTTATCATCATTAGATCTAACACAAACGGAACCACTAACATTAATGCAATGCTTGACGAGGTCAAGACACTGTATTAAGCCATCGAATGCAAAACCAAAGATAAAATGAAAGCACAAGCATCATACCATGAATgtgatcaacacacacacacgcacgcgtgcacacacacagacacacacacagacacactcacacatgcacacacatgcacacacacacacacacacatgcatgcacgcacacatgcacacagacacagacagacacagacacagacacacacacacacacacacacacacacacacacacacacacgcacgcacacaccaacATCCACTGACAGCCATCCACATACACAACGTATATGCACAAATTAAACATTTCAtaccaaaataaaattatttagaATATGCAGAACACCAAGTTTAGTATACAAGCAGATACACCGACCTCAGTAGAAATGCTGCAAACGGTTCCCCGGCATCTACGTCACACTGAATTGCAGTCACCAACTGACAGTATGGCCTAAAACAACTACAATCAT
It contains:
- the LOC134194858 gene encoding uncharacterized protein LOC134194858; the encoded protein is MDRPVSSSSFSPLNTLIQVNKDTIVEALAFDATLAEFFNAFLQLPVFPRAMAYNVKRRVIEEEAGSEMAACKSPGTCGNVMKWVRDNRAELFLRSSLFSEYKLCILLTRSGAGHWDTFESCSEGSSICNIKALRDMQTALQTPEYGHDVRNVDAASLEVACNSTSISEQRAKSEDLRHRASQEINLAKTSNLLGATSGISLRQITVLSAPVKRSLQSRQQAPSSVTISTFEEKESKASKTEHSDSSLGGLHSRVVSAKIEKDGEYIFGERLTFDERDLGEFAYDSDDSDNGDDGIEGGGDSDDGDDDVEDEEEDKENTDKQTEVDLIDLESKTGKNFSQMMADALSSVAGMINFKTFLLGKVGYSMLNAWLDIDKVTGSAVITLTNKQLRRSLRQLAEKYSGTVVGNRALGWLRKYHRRRSEINPLIQIQISILRRLHNYWCPRFIVHTNRSRHSVSSACNVRLTVKSTPSFCRSLSLSLEKTRHLVLTVNEKCELLPLKERIQSARVVTEAPRPYCQLVTAIQCDVDAGEPFAAFLLRSNDDKLRNTLLFLQSLWQLASCLTLWQGTLSVRLSSAWNLWNTYLKDDGSHPIAVERDAKQTLCHILGGCKGYVSVDHFQDVECAAVDVLRLVWVEYLQHDDNIYISQCYPKPEPEVSTSSHTSPQSQFIDTQPKDLHESSRLLKRKKVRRSKRTSNQQNSTISESKNDGDGLVNDGVDGRKDSKGAKVAETEQKSLNFVNLARNEMVVSAFKDFLLHYGDPVALNRLLLWLDIQEIILVHKTSSRTPLSIQAHKNYFYEKSKRSVDLPDAFKDDLNVKSTSHRPSTGMLTTVQAHFVPFIQSKFEEFLQSLVVQSDQTIESLPALQILLQKRKKNKKISGRGIPTHELQDELSTILVNAEGPWPHKLSSFRSYLKYFGPSDGYPLSENNLSFWIEVQKLKDMFQGSADKVFVKRKANVVADCYLDCSNPPWLQVDLPADFAHRLLNNMRGSQPHHVAKSTPRSLNLQLLNEAQAQVLKELVPFWAGFVKRYKLPGDGDETEQKFKSKKGRHHKRIGRKNSTMNRRTKSECDVENAIPSIVHCSLPPLPTPVSRAVCRHLTFSLAMGAHWKASQDAVCEASSL